A DNA window from Stenotrophomonas sp. 57 contains the following coding sequences:
- a CDS encoding MATE family efflux transporter translates to MAKAPLDLTSGPIGRNLLLFSLPILAGNIAQSLNGSVNAVWVGRFLGEAALTATANANNIMFFLIGSVFGFGMASTILIGQAIGARDIAQARRVVGTSATFFIGLSVIIAIAGWFTAHPLLAAMGTPAASLPLAEAYLRIIFLAMPTLYAFAFLTAALRGAGDSRTPFRFLLVSVALDIVLNPVLIFGMGPFPALGIAGSAWATLVAQTLSLAGLLLYMRHKRHTLWLGRADMRLFKLDLTILKALVLKGVPMGLQMVLISLSVILLMTMVNQYGTDTGAGYGAALQLWNYLQMPAMAIGAACSSMAAQNVGAQRWDRVRGTARQGVLFNFLLTGALILPLVVFDRQLLALFLPPASQALDIARHLNHVVIGSFLFFGVSFVISGVVRSTGAVIPPLLILAGSLWGVRVPFAELLQPYWGANAIWWSFPVSSFVSMLLSLAYYRWGGWRKAKMIGKPSHAEELATPSEIPACPPSPVADPDAALDVTPPR, encoded by the coding sequence ATGGCCAAAGCGCCGCTTGACCTGACCTCCGGCCCGATCGGCCGCAACCTCCTGTTGTTTTCGCTGCCGATCCTGGCAGGCAACATCGCGCAGTCGCTGAACGGGTCGGTGAATGCGGTCTGGGTCGGACGCTTCCTCGGCGAGGCGGCACTGACCGCCACCGCGAATGCCAACAACATCATGTTCTTCCTGATCGGCTCGGTGTTCGGCTTCGGCATGGCCTCGACCATCCTGATCGGCCAGGCCATCGGCGCACGCGACATCGCGCAGGCGCGGCGCGTGGTCGGCACCAGCGCCACCTTCTTCATCGGCCTGTCGGTGATCATCGCCATCGCCGGTTGGTTCACGGCGCACCCGCTGCTGGCGGCGATGGGCACCCCGGCCGCCTCGCTGCCGCTGGCCGAGGCCTACCTGCGGATCATCTTCCTGGCGATGCCCACGCTGTATGCGTTCGCCTTCCTCACCGCCGCGCTGCGCGGTGCGGGCGATTCGCGCACGCCGTTCCGCTTCCTGCTGGTGTCGGTGGCGCTGGACATCGTGCTGAACCCGGTGCTGATCTTCGGTATGGGGCCGTTCCCCGCGCTGGGTATCGCCGGTTCGGCCTGGGCCACCCTGGTGGCGCAGACGCTCTCGCTGGCCGGCCTGCTGCTGTACATGCGGCACAAGCGCCACACGCTGTGGCTGGGCCGCGCCGACATGCGCCTGTTCAAGCTCGACCTGACCATCCTGAAGGCACTGGTGCTCAAGGGCGTGCCGATGGGCCTGCAGATGGTACTGATCTCGCTGTCGGTGATCCTGCTGATGACCATGGTCAACCAGTACGGCACCGATACCGGCGCCGGTTATGGCGCCGCGCTGCAGCTGTGGAATTACCTGCAGATGCCGGCGATGGCGATCGGTGCAGCGTGTTCGTCAATGGCCGCGCAGAACGTCGGTGCGCAGCGCTGGGATCGTGTGCGCGGCACCGCGCGCCAGGGCGTGCTGTTCAACTTCCTGCTGACCGGCGCACTGATCCTGCCACTGGTGGTGTTCGACCGGCAGCTGCTGGCCCTGTTCCTGCCACCGGCCAGCCAGGCGCTGGATATCGCCCGCCACCTCAATCACGTGGTGATCGGCTCGTTCCTGTTCTTCGGTGTCAGCTTCGTCATCTCCGGCGTGGTGCGCTCCACCGGCGCGGTGATCCCGCCGCTGCTGATCCTGGCCGGCTCGCTGTGGGGCGTGCGCGTGCCGTTTGCCGAACTGCTGCAGCCGTACTGGGGCGCCAATGCGATCTGGTGGAGCTTCCCGGTCAGCTCGTTCGTGTCGATGCTGCTGTCGCTGGCGTATTACCGCTGGGGCGGCTGGCGCAAGGCGAAGATGATCGGCAAGCCCTCGCACGCCGAGGAACTGGCCACGCCGTCGGAGATTCCGGCCTGCCCGCCATCACCGGTGGCCGATCCGGATGCGGCGCTGGATGTCACTCCGCCGCGATGA